The region ACTAGCATTTTAAGCTAGTTTTTTAATATGGTACATCCTGTGGGGCTCGAACCCACGACCCAGGGATTAAGAGTCCCTTGCTCTGCCAACTGAGCTAAGGATGCGTGTTTTTGCGTTATTTATTATAACATAACTAAAACATTTTTTTAAAATTAAACAAATAAAAAGTAGCGTTTGCTACTTTTTTGTTACAACTTGATGATATGGTACGCGAGGAGGGACTTGAACCCTCACGCCGCAAAGCATTAGTGCCTAAAACTAACGTGTCTGCCAATTTCACCACTCGCGCATATGGTGCCGTTTATAGGACTTGAACCTACGACCTACTGATTACAAGTCAGTTGCTCTGCCAACTGAGCTAAAACGGCTTTTGTAAATGCTTTATTATTATATAAGGAAATTTTAAAAAATTTTACATTTTTATTCAAATTTAAAATTTTAATTATTCATAATATCTTAAAATAAATGTTGAAATATTATTTTTTACTATTACTATATGATTTTTTTATTAACTTTAATTTTTAAAGATAATAAATTAATATTTTTAATGTATGATTACATGGCAAGGACAAAATTATGTTTTATAAGTTATATAAAAAAAGAGGCCAATCAAGTTTTTTTGCAATAAAAAAATTTGCAAAAAATAATAATATCAATAAAGTTGGACATTGTGGAACATTAGATCCCGAGGCTGAAGGTCTTTTAATCGTAGCAACAGATGAAGATACAAAGGCCTTGTCTTTAATTGAAAATCAAAACAAGGAATACTATGTGGAAGCGAAATTCCATTACTCTTCAGATAGTTTTGATTTAGGAACATATGTAACTAAAATACAAAATTTTCAAATAATAACTAAATCTCAAATTATACAAGCACTAGAAATATTAAAAAAACAAACAAAACAAGTACCACCAATTTATAGTGCAAAAAAAATTAATGGAACAAGAGCATACAAACTTGCTAGAGATAATAAAGAATTTAGTTTAAAAGCCAATGATATAAAAATAAATAATTTAGAATTAATTGAATTTAATGAAGTGAATCAATCAATCATCATTAAGGTCAATGTTTCAAAAGGCACATATATTAGATCATTGATTCATGATTTAGCTAATATATGTAACACAGATGCAGTAGTAGTTGTTTTAAAGCGAATTAAAATTGGCAATATATGTTTAAATGGTCAAGAAGAATTTGAAAAAATTACAAACTTAAACGAACTTTTTAATGTAAAATTATTTAAGCTAACCAAAAATGATATTCAAATATTAGCAAACCAAAATTCAAATAGTTGCTACTTTGAATCATTGAAAAATTTTTGCGGAAACATTATTTTTATTTACTTGAATAACATAGTAGGATGAGGAAAATCAGAATTTGGAAATGTAACTATTTTCAAGCGATTTTTTAAACGCCTTACGATGTTAATTTCTAGCTAGGAGTAAACATGACAAAATACAAAATGATAGTATTTGATATTGATGGAACATTGTTGCCATTCGGAGTTACTCAATTAACACCTAGAATGCAAGAAATGTTTGAAAAATTAAAAGAACAAGGCTATGTAAATGTGTTGTGTTCTGGTCGTGATATTTTTACAGTGGGCGCCCAAATAGATAACCCTTATGTTGATTATTTTATAGGTGCAAATGGAACTTTTATTCTTGATTTAAGAACAAAAGAATATATTTTTGAAAAAACTATTAATTACAAAGATTTTGTTGAATTTAGAAAATATGCAAGCGAACATAAATTATCTTTTTCTTTTGTTGGAAACAAATGGGGATATTACAATGAATTATTTAATATAGATCATTGATTTTACAGACCATATAAAGACAAATTTATTCCAGAAAAAGAATTCGAATCGCAACATGATAAAAATTATTTAATTACTATTTCAACTCCAACACCATCTATAGTAGCAGCTGATTTAGAAAAATTCTTCAAAGAAAAAAATCTTGATTTATGAATTCTAGCTCAATGAAATGGTGGCATATTCATCTCTGCTAAAGGAATAACTAAGGCTGTAGGCTTAAAAATACTAGGAGATTTATTAAACATTTCTCTTGATGAAATGGTAGCATTTGGTGATTCAGAAAATGATATTGAAATGCTTGAAAAAGTAGGATTAGGTATTGCTATGGGCAATGGAGAAGATGTTACTAAAGATGCTGCAAATGAAATTTGCTTGCCAGTTACTGAAGATGGTCCATATTGAAAATTAAGAGATAAAGGATTTTTTGACTAATAAATTTCAACCTTATGGTTGATTTTTATTTATTTTATTTTAAAATACTTATATTAGGAAAAAAAACACATGGCAATTACAAGTACACAAGATCCAAAAATTCTAAAATATAAAAAATTACTTACTCCCAAAGGCAGACAAGAACAACAATTGTTTATTGTTGAAGGTTATCATTTAGTAAAAGAAGCAATCGAAGCAAATATAGTTATTGACATTTTAGAATTCAATGACATACTAACTTATAAAAACTCAACTCAAGTAACTAGAGCAATTATTAAAACATTATCAACAACGCAAACACCTCAAAATATCATTGCAATTTGTAAAATACAAAATTTAAATATTAAAGCAAATAAAATAATAGCCCTTAATAAATTACAAGATCCCGGAAATATTGGTACTATTTTTCGACTTGCTAAATCTTTTGGCTTTGATAGTGTTATAGTTGAAAATATAGATATATACAATGAAAAGATAATTCGTTCATCACAAGGAGCAATGTTTTCACTAAACATTATTAAGACAAATGATTTAAGCAAAGAACTGTCAGCCTTTAAAAAAGATGATTTTTTAGTTTATAGTACAACATTAAATAAAAATTCAATTAAGCTCAATGACATTGATTTTAGAAATAAAAAAATTGTTATTGTTTTAGGGAATGAAGGAAATGGTATAGACGAAAAAATTATTGACTTAAGTGATTTTAATGTTTACGTTCCTATTGAATTTGAAAGTCTCAATGTTGCTTGCTGCGGCGCAATTATTATGAATAAAATTTATAATGGAGATAAATAATGCAAGTTTTTGATTGAGATTTTAAAGCAAAGTTAAACATAAATGAACCTTTAACAATTTGTTTAGGTTCGTTTGAAACATTACATTTAGGGCACAACGAATTATTTAAAATAGCAAAAGATTTAAAGCAAAGTTATCCAGATCAAAAATTAGCAATAATGATGTTTAAAAATCCAGTTAAAAATTCTCAGGTATTAACAAAAAAAGCAATGCAACCAAAAACTAGATTATATACATTAGCAATGTTGGGATTTGATTATGTTTTTTTAGTTGATGTAAACCAAACGATATTGAATTGTAGTTATAGTGATTTTATTCAAGGATTAAAAATAAACAACGTTAAAAATGTTGTTTGTGGTCAAGATTTTAGGTTTGGGTTCAATAGAGAGGGTAACATTGATAAATTAAAAAAATATTTCAATGTATATGTTGCCAATGAATTAAAGGTAAATAAACAAAAAATTTCTTCAACAATAATCAATGAATTTATTGAAGAAGGAAACATAAATGGCTTGAACAAATTACTAATAGACAAATATTCAATAATTGTAAATTCTCAAAAATTTAATTTCAAATATCCAGAACATTTAAATCAATTAAAAGCAGGAATTTATATTGCCAATGTCGTTTGAAATAACATTGAATATCACGGCTTAATTTTTATAAATAAAAATCAATTTGACTCAAATAATAACCTGCAAGAAAACAACATAATTTATTTATTTGATATTGATTATTTTATTTCGAAATATCAAGAACTTTACATTGAATTTTTGCAATGCATTAGACATATAAATAATAATAGTGAAAATCAAATTTCAACAAATGATATTGAAATTGCAAAGAATTACTTCATTGCCAACAAAAAATAATATTAAACAAAAATAGCAAGTTTGTAACAC is a window of Metamycoplasma hominis ATCC 23114 DNA encoding:
- the truB gene encoding tRNA pseudouridine(55) synthase TruB, with the translated sequence MFYKLYKKRGQSSFFAIKKFAKNNNINKVGHCGTLDPEAEGLLIVATDEDTKALSLIENQNKEYYVEAKFHYSSDSFDLGTYVTKIQNFQIITKSQIIQALEILKKQTKQVPPIYSAKKINGTRAYKLARDNKEFSLKANDIKINNLELIEFNEVNQSIIIKVNVSKGTYIRSLIHDLANICNTDAVVVVLKRIKIGNICLNGQEEFEKITNLNELFNVKLFKLTKNDIQILANQNSNSCYFESLKNFCGNIIFIYLNNIVGWGKSEFGNVTIFKRFFKRLTMLISS
- a CDS encoding YcsE-related riboflavin metabolism phosphatase, whose product is MTKYKMIVFDIDGTLLPFGVTQLTPRMQEMFEKLKEQGYVNVLCSGRDIFTVGAQIDNPYVDYFIGANGTFILDLRTKEYIFEKTINYKDFVEFRKYASEHKLSFSFVGNKWGYYNELFNIDHWFYRPYKDKFIPEKEFESQHDKNYLITISTPTPSIVAADLEKFFKEKNLDLWILAQWNGGIFISAKGITKAVGLKILGDLLNISLDEMVAFGDSENDIEMLEKVGLGIAMGNGEDVTKDAANEICLPVTEDGPYWKLRDKGFFD
- a CDS encoding TrmH family RNA methyltransferase, with amino-acid sequence MAITSTQDPKILKYKKLLTPKGRQEQQLFIVEGYHLVKEAIEANIVIDILEFNDILTYKNSTQVTRAIIKTLSTTQTPQNIIAICKIQNLNIKANKIIALNKLQDPGNIGTIFRLAKSFGFDSVIVENIDIYNEKIIRSSQGAMFSLNIIKTNDLSKELSAFKKDDFLVYSTTLNKNSIKLNDIDFRNKKIVIVLGNEGNGIDEKIIDLSDFNVYVPIEFESLNVACCGAIIMNKIYNGDK
- a CDS encoding FAD synthase: MQVFDWDFKAKLNINEPLTICLGSFETLHLGHNELFKIAKDLKQSYPDQKLAIMMFKNPVKNSQVLTKKAMQPKTRLYTLAMLGFDYVFLVDVNQTILNCSYSDFIQGLKINNVKNVVCGQDFRFGFNREGNIDKLKKYFNVYVANELKVNKQKISSTIINEFIEEGNINGLNKLLIDKYSIIVNSQKFNFKYPEHLNQLKAGIYIANVVWNNIEYHGLIFINKNQFDSNNNLQENNIIYLFDIDYFISKYQELYIEFLQCIRHINNNSENQISTNDIEIAKNYFIANKK